In the genome of Solibacillus silvestris, one region contains:
- a CDS encoding glycerol-3-phosphate acyltransferase yields the protein MINALIIICAYLIGSIPSALWIGKIFYKTDIRQQGSGNLGTTNTFRVLGKKPGIAVLLIDILKGTAAVLLPLLPFFADSTVHPLFLGVIAAAGHMFPIFASFRGGKAVATSGGVILGYNLPLFLILIIVFVIALKLTKMVSLSSMIVSAVAVIYVIVHWMLTGEYALLILVVVLAGFIFYRHRENIKRIKAGTEPKIKGF from the coding sequence TTGATCAACGCGTTAATTATTATTTGTGCTTATTTAATCGGTTCCATTCCATCAGCTTTGTGGATTGGCAAAATTTTTTACAAAACGGACATTCGACAACAAGGCAGCGGCAATCTAGGAACGACCAATACATTTAGGGTATTAGGTAAAAAACCGGGTATTGCCGTATTGCTTATTGATATATTAAAAGGAACGGCTGCGGTATTGCTACCGTTATTGCCGTTTTTTGCAGACAGCACTGTCCACCCGCTATTCTTGGGTGTGATTGCAGCAGCAGGCCATATGTTCCCGATTTTCGCAAGCTTCCGTGGAGGGAAAGCGGTTGCTACAAGCGGCGGTGTTATTTTAGGCTATAATTTACCGTTATTTTTAATTTTAATCATCGTATTTGTCATCGCCTTAAAGTTAACTAAGATGGTGAGCTTGTCATCTATGATTGTATCCGCTGTGGCCGTTATTTATGTAATTGTTCATTGGATGCTGACAGGTGAATATGCATTACTCATTTTAGTTGTAGTTTTGGCAGGCTTTATTTTTTACCGTCACCGTGAAAATATTAAGCGGATTAAAGCCGGTACTGAACCGAAAATTAAAGGATTTTAA